The following proteins come from a genomic window of Microbacterium sp. SY138:
- a CDS encoding DUF3137 domain-containing protein, giving the protein MPTLLEGESAPHADERVPGGLALIGSSLATVGIAAVIAFYLLPVGFGLTGATLVLAQVAAMLLCAAIVASSTIAVRRHHRHRAALAAVAETLGWEFRTDIGDRVWGGSIDEQIDRGARTARDHLDARHAALPFDSIERTFVVGDREGATMHTVRAVRIPLPSEAPRITLRSRRGGGALSVLPRRPTGASRIRLEGDFSDVFEVSVPAGYETDALYVLTPDLMVVLLDQSADLDLEIIDSTLHVYFPAVDLTDDEELRDFLAVIAALYDRFGRRTMLYRDEAAEPLDPASYRRDGDTLADRARGVDTRVRWWPVLLAVATPLVPMLIAVVWLHFVG; this is encoded by the coding sequence GTGCCGACGCTCCTGGAAGGCGAGTCCGCCCCGCACGCCGACGAGCGCGTGCCGGGCGGCCTCGCCCTCATCGGGTCGTCGCTGGCCACGGTCGGCATCGCCGCCGTGATCGCGTTCTACCTGCTGCCCGTGGGCTTCGGCCTGACCGGCGCGACGCTCGTGCTCGCGCAGGTCGCCGCGATGCTTCTCTGCGCGGCGATCGTCGCCTCGTCGACGATCGCCGTTCGCCGGCATCATCGACATCGGGCCGCTCTCGCCGCCGTCGCAGAGACACTCGGCTGGGAGTTCCGCACGGATATCGGCGACCGCGTGTGGGGTGGCTCCATCGATGAGCAGATCGATCGCGGCGCCCGAACCGCACGGGATCATCTGGACGCGCGACACGCGGCCCTCCCCTTCGACAGCATCGAGCGCACGTTCGTCGTCGGCGACCGCGAGGGGGCGACGATGCACACGGTGCGGGCGGTGCGGATCCCCCTTCCTTCCGAAGCGCCGCGTATCACGCTCCGATCACGGCGCGGCGGCGGCGCACTCAGCGTGCTCCCCCGACGTCCGACGGGCGCGTCCCGGATTCGACTCGAGGGCGACTTCAGCGACGTCTTCGAGGTTTCGGTGCCGGCGGGCTACGAGACGGATGCGCTCTACGTGCTCACACCCGACCTGATGGTCGTGCTCCTCGACCAGAGCGCCGACCTCGATCTGGAGATCATTGACAGCACGCTCCACGTGTACTTCCCCGCCGTCGACCTGACCGACGATGAAGAGCTGCGCGACTTCCTCGCCGTGATCGCTGCCTTGTACGACCGCTTCGGACGCCGCACCATGCTCTATCGCGACGAGGCCGCCGAACCGCTGGACCCGGCGTCCTACCGCCGCGACGGCGACACTCTCGCCGATCGGGCGCGCGGGGTCGACACGCGCGTGCGATGGTGGCCCGTTCTCCTGGCAGTGGCCACGCCCCTGGTGCCGATGCTCATCGCCGTCGTCTGGCTGCACTTCGTCGGGTGA
- a CDS encoding DNA topoisomerase IB: protein MARLIRVVPGEDPGFRRVRSGSGFRYVDPAGETAPEADRERIHDLVIPPAWHDVWIAADPLAHIQAVGVDGAGRKQYLYHPLWRVTRDRRKFVRALDLAAALPRARAQVTRALAQEGQTKERALAVAFRLLDDAALRIGSERYLVRHGSRGLTTLRRRDVRVEGSELALSFPAKSGRTASIEITDETLAEALTDFAAGKSAAFLLAYRRGRRRVRITPAEVNAYLRDVTGAAFTAKDFRTLHGTIIAADALARIGELDSRHHRSQAERLAVQAAATALGNTTAVARGSYIDPRVFSQYARGRTLDLSVTPETAIRRLLGGPQISRKVTRRSAARRRR, encoded by the coding sequence ATGGCGAGACTGATCCGTGTGGTTCCGGGGGAGGACCCGGGCTTCCGACGTGTGCGATCCGGATCCGGATTCCGCTACGTCGACCCGGCCGGTGAGACGGCGCCCGAGGCCGATCGGGAGCGGATCCACGACCTCGTGATCCCACCCGCGTGGCATGACGTGTGGATCGCGGCCGACCCGCTCGCGCACATCCAGGCGGTCGGCGTCGATGGCGCGGGACGCAAGCAGTACCTCTATCACCCCCTATGGCGAGTCACCCGGGATCGCCGGAAGTTCGTGCGGGCGCTGGATCTCGCGGCCGCGCTTCCTCGAGCGAGGGCCCAGGTCACCCGTGCGCTCGCGCAGGAGGGGCAGACGAAGGAGCGCGCCCTCGCCGTCGCCTTCCGGCTTCTCGACGATGCGGCCCTCCGCATCGGGTCGGAACGGTATCTCGTCCGCCACGGGAGCCGCGGTCTCACCACACTGCGGAGGCGGGATGTGCGGGTGGAGGGGAGTGAACTGGCGCTCTCGTTCCCTGCCAAGAGCGGCCGTACGGCGTCGATCGAGATCACCGACGAGACGCTCGCCGAGGCGTTGACCGACTTCGCCGCGGGGAAGTCTGCGGCCTTCCTGCTTGCGTACCGCCGAGGGCGTCGGCGGGTACGCATCACACCCGCCGAGGTCAATGCGTACCTCCGAGATGTCACGGGTGCCGCTTTCACGGCGAAGGACTTCCGCACTCTTCACGGCACGATCATCGCGGCCGACGCCCTCGCTCGGATCGGTGAGCTCGACAGCCGCCACCACCGGAGCCAGGCGGAGCGCCTCGCTGTGCAGGCGGCGGCGACGGCGCTGGGCAACACGACCGCCGTCGCACGCGGAAGCTACATCGATCCACGGGTGTTCAGTCAGTACGCGCGCGGACGGACACTCGATCTCTCGGTGACCCCTGAGACGGCCATCCGGCGTCTTCTCGGCGGACCGCAGATCTCGCGTAAGGTCACCCGACGAAGTGCAGCCAGACGACGGCGATGA
- a CDS encoding MFS transporter, with translation MLIVGLLSMIAGCALLAYATHPVVAAVAVMLIGVNFGVSWPGFNALIATVVEGEVRQQYFGVNFALVNLGIGVGGVIGGFFVDVTDPATFTTIFLVDAASSLIPLALLLGPLRRVRTQHDAEADAPPVGGYREILRRPAVLWLTLLTFLSVFIGYGQMEAGFPAFARQVSQVSTQVVGISFAVNTAVIVLLQFAVLRLISGKRRTRVMQVMALIWALSWVVLGATGFLPDTVAAAIGVIAYMGVFAFGETMLQPTVPAIYNDLASDRTRGRYNAINSAAFQGGAITGPLVAGVMLGAGLDIGFIGVMIAGSLAVGVLALVLERAVPPAANGAPDIHRTVDVDDARTQ, from the coding sequence GTGCTGATCGTCGGGCTGCTGTCGATGATCGCGGGATGCGCGCTGCTGGCCTACGCCACCCATCCGGTTGTCGCCGCCGTCGCGGTCATGCTGATCGGGGTGAACTTCGGCGTCTCCTGGCCCGGCTTCAACGCCCTCATCGCCACGGTGGTCGAGGGAGAGGTACGTCAGCAGTACTTCGGTGTGAACTTCGCGCTCGTCAACCTGGGGATCGGCGTCGGAGGCGTGATCGGCGGCTTCTTCGTGGACGTGACCGATCCCGCCACCTTCACGACGATCTTCCTCGTCGACGCCGCGAGCAGCCTCATCCCGCTCGCGCTCCTCCTCGGACCGCTCCGCCGTGTGCGCACGCAGCACGACGCCGAGGCCGACGCCCCTCCGGTGGGCGGGTATCGAGAGATCCTGCGGCGGCCGGCCGTGCTCTGGCTGACTCTTCTGACCTTCCTTTCGGTCTTCATCGGATACGGCCAGATGGAGGCGGGCTTCCCGGCGTTCGCCCGCCAGGTGTCACAGGTGTCGACGCAGGTCGTCGGCATCTCGTTCGCCGTCAACACCGCGGTGATCGTGCTTCTGCAGTTCGCCGTGCTCCGGCTCATCTCCGGCAAGAGGCGCACGCGGGTGATGCAGGTGATGGCCCTCATCTGGGCCCTGTCGTGGGTGGTGCTCGGGGCGACGGGCTTCCTGCCGGACACAGTCGCCGCCGCCATCGGCGTCATCGCCTACATGGGAGTCTTCGCGTTCGGAGAGACGATGCTGCAGCCCACCGTTCCCGCGATCTACAACGATCTCGCGTCCGACCGCACGCGCGGCCGGTACAACGCGATCAATTCCGCGGCGTTCCAGGGCGGTGCGATCACGGGCCCGCTCGTGGCGGGTGTGATGCTCGGTGCGGGACTGGACATCGGGTTCATCGGCGTCATGATCGCGGGAAGCCTGGCGGTCGGTGTGCTGGCGCTCGTGCTGGAGCGGGCGGTACCACCGGCTGCGAACGGCGCACCCGACATCCATCGAACGGTCGACGTCGACGACGCGCGGACGCAATAG